In Oncorhynchus gorbuscha isolate QuinsamMale2020 ecotype Even-year linkage group LG02, OgorEven_v1.0, whole genome shotgun sequence, a single genomic region encodes these proteins:
- the LOC124008693 gene encoding 60S ribosomal protein L36a has protein sequence MVNVPKTRRTYCKKCKKHQTHKVTQYKKGKDSLYAQGKRRYDRKQSGYGGQTKPIFRKKAKTTKKIVLRLECVEPNCRQKRMVPIKRCKHFELGGDKKRKGQVIQF, from the exons ATG GTAAACGTACCGAAGACCCGCAGGACTTATTGTAAGAAATGTAAGAAACATCAAACTCACAAAGTTACCCAGTACAAGAAGGGGAAGGATTCTCTGTATGCTCAGG GCAAAAGGAGATATGACAGAAAGCAATCTGGCTATGGTGGCCAGACCAAGCCTATTTTCAGGAAGAAG GCTAAAACTACAAAGAAGATCGTGTTGAGGCTGGAGTGTGTGGAGCCCAACTGTCGGCAAAAGAGAATGGTGCCCATCAAGAGATGCAAACACTTTGAACTGGGAGGAGACAAGAAGAGAAAG GGCCAGGTCATCCAGTTTTGA
- the LOC124008686 gene encoding glycine receptor subunit alpha-4-like, with product MLSLVPWMVWVSSVCFLQGRPGSCKEIKLPSRVGKAPSPSDFLDKLMGRTSGYDARIRPNFKGPPVNVTINLFINSFGSITETTMDYRLNVFLRQQWNDPRLAYKEYPDDSLDLDPSMLDSIWKPDLFFANEKGANFHEVTTDNKLLRIFQDGNVLYSIRLTLILSCPMDLMNFPMDIQTCSMQLESFGYTMNDLCFQWLDIGPVQVADDLMLPQFVLKEEKDLGYCTKHYNTGKFACIEVKFHLERQMGYYLIQMYIPSLLTVILSWVSFWINMDAAPARVGLGITTVLTMTTQSSGSRASLPKVSYVKAIDIWMAVCLLFVFAALLEYAAVNFVSRQHKEFFRLRKRIKEHQRQRTQRSGSGESSQVKGNNLPGNNSSQGTLPGPQQCSVCAREQELVEQSQAYFLHSYGVAGDAPPEMDAPIFQALPHGFPLYDIRRQFVDRAKRIDTISRAVFPLSFLCFNVFYWLTYKVLRNEAIRATL from the exons ATGCTTTCACTAGTCCCATGGATGGTATGGGTCTCGTCTGTCTGCTTTCTACAAGGCAG GCCTGGGTCCTGTAAGGAGATTAAGCTACCTAGCAGGGTAGGGAAGGCCCCTTCCCCATCTGACTTTCTGGATAAACTTATGGGAAGGACATCTGGGTATGACGCCCGCATTAGACCCAACTTCAAAG GTCCTCCTGTGAATGTCACCATTAACCTCTTCATCAACAGCTTTGGATCCATCACAGAAACCACAATG GATTATCGTCTCAATGTGTTTCTACGTCAACAATGGAATGACCCGCGACTGGCCTATAAGGAATACCCTGATGACTCTCTGGACCTGGATCCTTCCATGTTGGACTCCATCTGGAAACCTGACCTTTTCTTTGCCAATGAAAAGGGGGCAAACTTTCACGAAGTCACCACAGACAACAAACTGCTGCGGATATTCCAAGATGGGAATGTCCTCTACAGTATCAG GTTAACTCTGATCCTGTCCTGCCCCATGGATCTGATGAATTTCCCCATGGACATTCAGACGTGCTCTATGCAGCTGGAAAGCT TTGGCTACACCATGAATGACCTGTGTTTCCAGTGGCTGGACATTGGTCCTGTCCAGGTGGCTGATGACCTGATGCTTCCTCAGTTTGTGTTGAAGGAGGAGAAAGACTTGGGCTACTGCACCAAGCACTACAACACAG GTAAATTTGCCTGCATTGAAGTAAAGTTCCACCTGGAGAGACAGATGGGCTACTACCTGATCCAGATGTACATCCCCAGCCTGCTAACCGTTATCCTCTCCTGGGTCTCCTTCTGGATCAACATGGATGCCGCCCCAGCTAGAGTGGGCCTTGGTATCACCACAGTGCTCACCATGACAACCCAAAGCTCTGGGTCCAGGGCATCCCTGCCTAAG GTGTCTTATGTGAAGGCCATTGATATCTGGATGGCTGTGTGTCTTCTTTTTGTGTTCGCTGCACTGCTGGAGTATGCAGCAGTAAACTTTGTTTCACGGCAGCACAAAGAGTTCTTCAGACTGAGGAAAAGGATCAAAGAACACCAGCGGCAGAGAACT CAGAGAAGTGGAAGTGGGGAGAGCAGCCAAGTGAAAGGTAACAACTTGCCAGGCAACAACTCCTCCCAGGGGACCCTGCCTGGCCCTCAGCAATGCAGCGTCTGTGCCAGG GAGCAGGAGCTGGTGGAGCAGAGCCAAGCCTATTTTCTCCATAGTTATGGAGTAGCAGGCGATGCACCACCAGAGATGGACGCCCCGATCTTTCAGGCCTTACCTCATGGGTTCCCACTGTATGACATCCGCAGGCAGTTTGTAGATCGGGCAAAAAGAATCGACACCATATCTAGGGCTGTGTTCCCTCTGAGTTTTCTCTGCTTCAATGTTTTCTATTGGCTCACCTACAAAGTGCTGCGGAATGAAGCCATCCGAGCTACTCTGTGA